Proteins from a genomic interval of Nocardia sp. BMG51109:
- a CDS encoding MMPL family transporter, giving the protein MAVTQELVEARPSVGLVQRWGRAVARRSRLVLGVWVLLLVLCGIAYPMLQSRLEAPNYNPEQSEFLRAEQLVREYFPALGDEQDVVVFDSPTRTVDSPEFRQTVSEVLGRLHGAEGITRVTGPFEGMGQISPDRHTAFALVGQTGTPPERADRAQHWQDDLRSAGAGDIGVAVTGFVPIQNDLATAEKTDLTRAEMIGLPVALLVMMVALGAVVAAAVPVGIGLAAILLANGVLLALSPLTGIDILMTTMASMIGLGIGIDYAMFVVSRFREELGRAGVTSRRDPAVAEAIGAAMNTAGRTVLASGVIVAVSVVALALIPAPTYRGLALSISVSVAATLAVALILLPALLAELGPAVNRGALPERFRPAVMRGEAAAAHGNWYRWAQTMMRRPLLFGVGAVLLLLALALPLTRIEHGLNLGVDSLGGQPAGRAAQVMAADFPPGTMAPITIVATGPGGGPLTADGSDQLDRFVAATSADSRVTTAFQQQSDGRTLVVALPAAAVDDPQSARLVTDLRDRARHLDGVQATVGGVNAGFVDVSGMITGRLPAVVAFVLIVSFAFLVFAFRSIVLPLKAIAMNLLATGAALGLTVAVFQWGWGESLFGFHSPGYLQVYLPGMVFVILFGLSMDYEVFLIRRMKERWDAAGDHSDTGNRAAVAEGIEHTARPITAAAAIMVVIFGSFLTADVLELKQIGFALAVAVTLDAIVVRMVLVPAFMRLFGRWNWWLPGRSAASAPQSVE; this is encoded by the coding sequence ATGGCCGTGACACAGGAGCTGGTCGAGGCCAGGCCGTCGGTCGGTCTCGTGCAACGCTGGGGGCGCGCCGTGGCGCGCCGCAGCCGGCTCGTGCTCGGGGTCTGGGTGCTGCTGCTGGTGCTGTGCGGCATCGCCTATCCGATGCTGCAATCGCGTCTCGAGGCACCGAACTACAACCCGGAGCAGTCCGAATTCCTGCGCGCGGAACAGCTGGTCCGGGAGTATTTCCCGGCGCTCGGCGACGAGCAGGACGTGGTCGTCTTCGATTCGCCGACCCGCACGGTCGACAGCCCGGAGTTCCGGCAGACGGTGTCGGAGGTGCTGGGCCGCCTGCACGGCGCCGAGGGCATCACCCGCGTGACGGGCCCGTTCGAGGGAATGGGCCAGATCTCGCCGGACCGGCACACCGCCTTCGCACTGGTCGGCCAGACCGGCACGCCACCGGAGCGGGCTGATCGGGCACAACACTGGCAGGACGATCTGCGCTCCGCGGGGGCCGGCGACATCGGCGTCGCGGTGACGGGTTTCGTGCCGATCCAGAACGATCTCGCCACCGCCGAGAAGACCGATCTGACCCGTGCGGAGATGATCGGCCTGCCGGTCGCGCTGCTGGTGATGATGGTGGCGCTGGGCGCCGTGGTCGCCGCGGCGGTACCGGTCGGCATCGGGCTGGCCGCGATCCTGCTCGCCAACGGCGTGCTGTTGGCGCTGTCCCCGCTCACCGGCATCGACATCCTGATGACCACGATGGCGTCGATGATCGGGCTCGGCATCGGCATCGACTACGCGATGTTCGTGGTCAGCCGCTTCCGTGAGGAACTCGGCCGGGCCGGGGTGACCAGCCGCCGCGATCCGGCCGTGGCGGAGGCGATCGGTGCCGCGATGAATACCGCGGGTCGCACCGTCCTCGCGTCGGGGGTGATCGTCGCGGTATCCGTCGTCGCGCTGGCGCTCATCCCGGCCCCGACGTATCGCGGCCTCGCGCTGTCGATTTCGGTGTCCGTCGCCGCCACCCTGGCCGTGGCGCTGATCCTGCTGCCCGCGCTGCTGGCGGAGCTGGGTCCCGCGGTGAACCGCGGCGCGCTGCCGGAGCGGTTCCGGCCGGCGGTCATGCGCGGTGAGGCGGCCGCGGCGCACGGCAACTGGTATCGGTGGGCGCAGACGATGATGCGCCGGCCCCTGCTGTTCGGGGTGGGCGCCGTATTACTGCTGCTGGCGCTCGCACTGCCGCTCACCCGCATCGAGCACGGCCTCAACCTGGGCGTGGACAGCCTCGGCGGGCAACCGGCGGGCCGGGCCGCCCAGGTGATGGCCGCCGACTTCCCGCCCGGCACGATGGCGCCGATCACGATCGTGGCGACGGGTCCGGGCGGCGGGCCGCTGACCGCCGACGGCTCCGATCAACTGGACCGTTTCGTGGCCGCGACGAGCGCCGACTCGCGCGTGACCACAGCCTTCCAGCAGCAATCCGACGGCCGCACGCTCGTCGTCGCGCTGCCCGCGGCGGCCGTCGACGACCCGCAATCGGCGCGGCTGGTCACCGATCTGCGCGACCGGGCCCGACACCTCGACGGCGTACAGGCCACGGTCGGCGGCGTCAACGCCGGATTCGTCGACGTCTCCGGCATGATTACCGGCAGGCTGCCCGCGGTGGTGGCGTTCGTGCTGATCGTGTCGTTCGCCTTCCTGGTGTTCGCGTTCCGCAGTATCGTGTTGCCGCTCAAGGCGATCGCGATGAACCTGCTCGCCACCGGCGCCGCCCTGGGCCTGACGGTGGCCGTCTTCCAATGGGGCTGGGGCGAATCGCTGTTCGGTTTCCACAGTCCCGGCTACCTCCAGGTCTATCTGCCGGGCATGGTGTTCGTGATCCTGTTCGGGCTGTCGATGGACTACGAGGTGTTCCTCATCCGGCGGATGAAGGAGCGCTGGGACGCCGCCGGCGACCACTCCGACACGGGCAACCGCGCCGCGGTGGCGGAGGGCATCGAGCACACCGCCCGGCCGATCACGGCCGCGGCGGCCATCATGGTCGTGATCTTCGGCAGCTTCCTGACCGCGGATGTGCTGGAGCTGAAACAGATCGGCTTCGCCCTGGCGGTGGCCGTGACGCTGGATGCGATCGTGGTGCGGATGGTGCTGGTCCCGGCCTTCATGCGGCTGTTCGGGCGCTGGAACTGGTGGTTGCCGGGCCGGTCGGCGGCCTCCGCCCCACAGTCCGTCGAGTAG
- a CDS encoding NUDIX hydrolase, which translates to MSSPMSVSMFDEVLPHGERDGVGLRVGAVIDRGGEVLLLEPHSSGPIQPTRKLPGATVKPGESVSGAVIRGVAEETGLLVTAVGHHIGDFDYLSPAGHPVRRLHFVVEVASTGPVRLSAHGGYIWAPLDGDLHVTSSIRGILDAYRELAYP; encoded by the coding sequence GTGAGTTCGCCGATGTCGGTGTCGATGTTCGACGAGGTACTTCCGCACGGTGAACGAGACGGTGTCGGGCTGCGCGTGGGTGCCGTCATCGATCGTGGCGGCGAGGTGCTGCTGCTGGAACCGCACAGTTCGGGGCCCATCCAGCCCACCCGGAAGCTTCCCGGAGCGACCGTGAAACCCGGGGAATCGGTGTCGGGGGCGGTGATTCGCGGCGTCGCCGAGGAGACCGGCCTGCTGGTCACCGCCGTCGGCCACCACATCGGCGATTTCGACTATCTGTCCCCGGCCGGACACCCCGTGCGCCGCTTGCACTTCGTGGTGGAAGTGGCGAGCACCGGCCCGGTCCGGCTGAGCGCCCACGGCGGATACATCTGGGCTCCCCTGGACGGCGACCTGCACGTCACCTCGTCCATTCGCGGAATCCTGGACGCCTACCGCGAACTCGCGTACCCGTAG